A region from the Muribaculum gordoncarteri genome encodes:
- a CDS encoding nitroreductase family protein, producing the protein MKDFHDLIVNRRSIRRYTPEEISPEDVKTILEAALMAPTSKSSRAWHFVVVEDSKQLELLSKCKVSGAGPVAGCALAIVVAVDAKITEPWIEDASIAATYIQLQAEDLGLGSCWIQVKGRFTETDLESEVYVQNLLEMPDSIIPVCIITLGHKAEERKPQAVDKLQWEKVHIGTWTER; encoded by the coding sequence ATGAAGGATTTTCATGACTTAATCGTTAATCGACGCAGTATACGCCGATACACCCCCGAAGAAATTTCACCCGAAGATGTAAAAACCATACTTGAGGCCGCGCTCATGGCGCCCACCTCCAAGAGCAGCCGCGCATGGCACTTTGTCGTAGTCGAGGACTCGAAGCAGCTTGAACTGCTGAGCAAGTGCAAGGTAAGCGGAGCCGGCCCCGTAGCCGGATGCGCACTCGCAATCGTGGTGGCCGTCGACGCAAAAATCACCGAACCGTGGATTGAGGACGCCTCAATAGCCGCAACCTACATTCAGCTGCAGGCCGAGGACCTCGGTCTGGGTTCCTGCTGGATTCAGGTAAAAGGACGCTTTACCGAAACCGATCTTGAATCGGAGGTATATGTGCAGAACCTGCTCGAAATGCCCGATTCAATCATACCCGTGTGCATAATAACATTAGGCCATAAAGCCGAAGAACGCAAGCCCCAGGCAGTCGACAAGCTGCAGTGGGAAAAGGTTCACATTGGCACATGGACCGAACGCTAA
- a CDS encoding HU domain-containing protein, with amino-acid sequence MNVLIRHIEYLILRHDCVTVPGWGAFIANYQPARVDSEFGCIFPPCRTVGFNASLTHSDGLLTSSIARGNGITYDNASALIADEVNAMRHALESGESITFGRLGSFSRNDEGSIVFEPATATNTAPDYTGLIAVKAVDLAETLKKRNESASVYYVPVSRNILKIVASIALLIGLGFMLSTPIIQDEANYAGIATTMNVTKTAPVYTVPSPDIELSIALPDPATSRGTFTPAVTTTQQPAVTTAAAKPMRYFLVVASLPTRKAADEYIAHSADRDSLSVLESGGRYRVYIATGATYSDAFNKLGANGYGDRYPDAWVCKR; translated from the coding sequence GTGAATGTACTAATCCGACATATTGAGTACTTGATACTGAGGCACGACTGCGTGACAGTGCCCGGTTGGGGAGCTTTTATAGCCAATTATCAGCCGGCACGCGTCGACAGCGAGTTTGGCTGCATATTCCCGCCATGTCGCACAGTAGGCTTCAACGCGTCGCTCACCCATAGCGACGGACTGCTCACATCGTCGATAGCCCGTGGCAACGGCATCACCTACGACAACGCGTCGGCCCTCATTGCCGATGAGGTCAATGCAATGCGTCACGCTCTTGAATCGGGCGAGTCGATAACATTCGGTCGACTCGGTTCATTCAGCCGCAACGATGAAGGCTCGATAGTGTTTGAGCCGGCTACAGCCACCAACACCGCCCCCGACTACACCGGACTCATTGCCGTAAAGGCGGTCGACCTGGCCGAAACGCTGAAGAAGCGCAACGAGTCGGCATCGGTCTACTATGTCCCCGTGAGCCGCAACATACTCAAAATCGTAGCTTCGATAGCACTCCTCATCGGACTCGGATTCATGCTTTCGACCCCGATAATACAGGACGAGGCCAACTATGCCGGGATTGCGACTACGATGAATGTCACCAAGACCGCCCCGGTCTACACAGTGCCGTCACCCGACATCGAACTGTCGATAGCCCTTCCCGACCCTGCAACATCACGCGGCACATTCACCCCCGCCGTCACCACGACACAGCAGCCCGCCGTCACTACGGCCGCAGCCAAGCCCATGCGCTACTTCCTTGTAGTCGCATCGCTGCCTACACGCAAGGCCGCCGACGAATACATCGCCCACAGCGCCGACCGCGATTCACTGTCGGTTCTGGAATCGGGAGGCCGCTACCGTGTCTACATCGCAACAGGCGCTACCTACTCCGACGCTTTCAACAAGCTTGGCGCCAACGGATACGGCGACCGATACCCCGATGCCTGGGTGTGCAAGCGATAG
- a CDS encoding KdsC family phosphatase: protein MSKINYDLERIKGIVFDVDGVLSPSTIPMDSEGMPSRMVNIKDGYALQLAVKLGYKIAIITGGYSSAIKARFNGLGITDIYMKAGKKIDVLKQWMDANGLLSEEVAYVGDDIPDYEVMQHAGLAVAPLDAAVDIKSIADYISPVNGGYGVARDLLEEIMRAQGKWMTSAKAFGW from the coding sequence ATGAGCAAGATAAACTACGACTTGGAACGCATAAAGGGCATCGTTTTCGATGTCGACGGAGTTCTGTCGCCCTCGACAATACCCATGGACAGCGAAGGAATGCCCTCGCGCATGGTCAACATCAAGGACGGATATGCCCTGCAGCTTGCCGTAAAGCTCGGCTACAAGATAGCCATAATAACCGGAGGCTACTCCTCGGCGATAAAAGCCCGCTTCAACGGACTCGGCATAACCGACATATACATGAAGGCCGGCAAGAAGATAGATGTGCTGAAGCAATGGATGGATGCCAACGGCCTGCTCAGCGAAGAGGTGGCCTATGTGGGTGACGACATTCCCGACTACGAGGTGATGCAGCACGCCGGCCTCGCAGTGGCTCCGCTTGACGCGGCTGTCGACATCAAATCGATAGCCGACTACATCTCGCCGGTTAACGGAGGCTACGGAGTGGCCCGCGACCTGCTTGAGGAGATCATGAGGGCTCAAGGCAAATGGATGACATCGGCCAAGGCTTTCGGATGGTAA
- a CDS encoding Rossmann-like and DUF2520 domain-containing protein, translating into MDRTLSHSPRIAVIGSGNVATHLAKAVTRAGYKLSIYNHHYESASRLASAVGATAVADLDDLDADIYIITIKDDAIASLAASVAGRKGLWLHTSGSVDMKVFDGIVDSYGVLYPMQTFSKDADVDMTEVPFFIEGCNGDVTRAIRELASSLSHKVLEVSSANRVKLHIAAVFACNFTNYMWAQSSDILESIGADFSVMHPLIKATLDKTLTMSPHDGQTGPARRGDVDIIKKHLSMLSGVKHKLYETLSTDIMNEYHHNTTDYQS; encoded by the coding sequence ATGGACCGAACGCTAAGCCACTCCCCACGCATAGCCGTCATCGGTTCGGGCAATGTGGCGACACACCTCGCCAAGGCCGTCACGAGAGCCGGCTACAAGCTGTCGATCTACAATCACCACTACGAAAGCGCGTCACGACTCGCTTCAGCCGTGGGGGCAACCGCGGTTGCCGACCTTGACGACCTTGACGCCGACATATACATCATCACCATCAAGGACGATGCCATAGCGTCGCTGGCCGCATCGGTCGCCGGCCGCAAGGGATTGTGGCTCCACACATCGGGCTCGGTCGACATGAAAGTCTTTGACGGCATTGTCGACAGTTACGGAGTGCTCTACCCCATGCAGACATTCTCCAAGGATGCCGATGTCGACATGACCGAAGTGCCGTTTTTCATCGAGGGATGCAACGGCGATGTCACCCGCGCCATACGCGAGCTCGCCTCGTCGCTATCGCACAAGGTGCTCGAAGTGTCGAGTGCCAACCGCGTAAAGCTGCACATCGCGGCAGTGTTTGCCTGCAACTTCACCAACTACATGTGGGCACAGTCGTCCGACATACTCGAATCCATCGGTGCCGACTTCAGCGTCATGCATCCGCTCATAAAAGCCACCCTCGACAAGACACTGACAATGTCGCCCCACGACGGACAGACAGGCCCGGCACGCCGAGGCGATGTCGACATAATTAAAAAGCATCTGAGCATGCTGTCGGGAGTGAAGCACAAGCTCTACGAAACACTGTCAACCGACATCATGAACGAATATCACCACAACACCACCGACTATCAATCATGA
- a CDS encoding Maf family nucleotide pyrophosphatase, whose translation MQSPLHNLSRYDIRLASKSPRRRELLGMLGLQFSIAETIDVDESYPHDLPTNEVAPYIAKKKGDAYRKTLREGMLVITADTVVITDGEILGKPHSADEAVEMLRKLSGHSHTVMTGVTLATTERTRTFAVETTVEFARLSDEEIRYYVDRYSPLDKAGAYGIQEWIGAIGVKSISGSYYNVMGLPLHRLYNELREF comes from the coding sequence ATGCAATCACCGCTACACAACCTGTCACGCTACGACATAAGGCTTGCGAGCAAGTCACCGCGACGACGCGAGCTGTTGGGAATGCTCGGCCTACAGTTTTCAATTGCCGAAACAATCGATGTGGATGAAAGCTATCCCCACGACCTTCCAACCAACGAGGTGGCGCCTTACATCGCCAAGAAGAAAGGCGACGCCTACAGGAAGACACTTCGTGAAGGAATGTTGGTAATAACAGCCGATACGGTTGTGATAACCGACGGCGAGATTCTTGGCAAGCCGCACTCGGCCGATGAAGCTGTGGAGATGCTCCGCAAGCTGTCGGGCCACAGTCACACCGTAATGACAGGTGTCACACTCGCCACAACTGAACGCACCCGCACTTTCGCCGTGGAAACCACGGTGGAGTTTGCCCGCCTTTCCGACGAGGAGATACGCTACTATGTCGACCGCTATTCGCCGCTTGACAAAGCCGGAGCCTACGGAATCCAGGAGTGGATAGGAGCCATAGGCGTAAAATCAATCTCGGGAAGCTACTATAACGTAATGGGACTGCCGCTTCACCGGCTATACAATGAGCTGAGAGAGTTCTGA